A stretch of DNA from Desulfobulbaceae bacterium:
GATGGCAGTGATTCAGGCCGCAAGCGAAGGCCTGGCTAATTTCACTGTTTTGACTTGTCATGTGCTGGTGCCTCCTGCCATGAGAGCGTTGCTTGATTCGCCTGACAATTTGGTGCAGGGATATTTGGCGGCAGGCCATGTCTGTACGGTGATGGGCGTTGCCGAGTACGAGGAGATTGCTGCTACCTATCAGGTGCCGATAGTGGTCACCGGTCTTGAGCCTAACGATATCCTGGAAGGTTTGTTGCTCCTGGTCCGTCAGTTGGAGTCGGGGCGGCATGAGGTGGAGATTCAATACACTCGGTCGGTGCGGCCTGGCGGTAATACTGTGGCTAAAGGGATGGTTGATCGCGTTTTCAAGGTTAAAGATCAGAAGTGGCGGGGCATTGGCCTTATCCCGGCAAGCGGACTGGCTCTCCGCGAAGAATTTGCCGCCTTTGACGCCGCGCAACGATTTGATGTTACTGCCATTGAGACTCATGAGGCTAAGGAGTGCATTAGTGGTCTGGTCCTGCAAGGGCAAAGGCGGCCCGATCAATGTCCAGCTTTTGGTCAGGCCTGTCGCCCTGAACATCCGCTCGGGGCCACCATGGTCTCCCATG
This window harbors:
- the hypD gene encoding hydrogenase formation protein HypD is translated as MTRYLDEFRDPAIAKVMIDEVRRLRTRPWVIMEVCGGQTHAIVRSGIDQLLPPEISLVHGPGCPVCVTPLEIIDQAIAIASRPGVIFTSFGDMLRVPGSDRDLLTARSEGGDVRIVYSPLDAVQIARDNPGRQVVFLAIGFETTAPGNAMAVIQAASEGLANFTVLTCHVLVPPAMRALLDSPDNLVQGYLAAGHVCTVMGVAEYEEIAATYQVPIVVTGLEPNDILEGLLLLVRQLESGRHEVEIQYTRSVRPGGNTVAKGMVDRVFKVKDQKWRGIGLIPASGLALREEFAAFDAAQRFDVTAIETHEAKECISGLVLQGQRRPDQCPAFGQACRPEHPLGATMVSHEGACSAYYLYKKL